In Phaeobacter inhibens DSM 16374, the following proteins share a genomic window:
- a CDS encoding DUF488 domain-containing protein has product MDDAKKIYTVGHSTQPFESFLSLLLKNQVSAVADVRSSPYSRHAPHFNTDTLKNALKENGIAYVFLGKELGARSEDASCYIDNTVSYNKLAKTSLFLSGIQRVEDGSQRYRVALMCSERDPTECHRTILVSKVLQERGAQISHILGDGTLEPHRNTMLRVLDILGTPRGDMLDSENDLIARAYEGREKQIAYRREG; this is encoded by the coding sequence ATGGATGACGCAAAGAAAATATACACTGTGGGGCACTCGACGCAGCCTTTTGAGAGCTTTTTAAGCTTGCTGTTGAAGAACCAAGTTTCAGCGGTGGCAGACGTCAGGTCTTCGCCATACAGTCGCCATGCGCCGCATTTCAATACAGATACTCTAAAGAACGCGCTCAAAGAGAATGGAATTGCCTATGTCTTCTTGGGGAAGGAGCTTGGCGCAAGGTCCGAAGATGCTTCTTGCTACATCGACAACACCGTTAGCTACAATAAACTGGCCAAAACGTCCCTCTTCTTGTCTGGCATCCAGCGAGTTGAGGATGGAAGCCAGCGTTATCGTGTTGCACTCATGTGCTCTGAGCGTGACCCTACTGAGTGCCATCGAACGATTTTGGTTTCGAAGGTGCTACAAGAGCGAGGTGCGCAGATCAGCCATATCCTTGGTGATGGGACGCTGGAACCACACAGGAATACCATGCTGAGGGTGCTCGACATTCTTGGAACGCCCCGAGGTGACATGCTCGATTCTGAAAATGACTTGATTGCTCGGGCGTATGAAGGCCGTGAAAAGCAAATCGCCTACCGGCGGGAAGGATAA
- a CDS encoding dual OB domain-containing protein, with product MPVTKTIVCLANSFRPGGSCVAGIEYNNGQFGDWIRPVSHRGNQAINDAEKTYADGSELAMLDLVEITFDAHKPEQHQTENWVISQGVHWNKVGQLTPAHVQAAVAPANTRLWGPSSSTFIGQNDLLSTLIANAATNSLSLIQPTEAIVEVIYNKFEDHNDIWVSFSWAGVGHKMKLTDPVQFQRFNTTAGDRHTLANPILCISLAKVWVEKRTASKLVAGLIA from the coding sequence ATGCCCGTAACCAAAACGATTGTTTGCTTGGCAAACTCATTTCGACCAGGTGGAAGCTGTGTGGCCGGGATTGAATACAACAACGGCCAGTTCGGCGATTGGATACGCCCGGTCAGCCACCGTGGCAATCAGGCTATCAACGACGCCGAAAAGACATATGCCGACGGCAGCGAATTGGCGATGCTGGATTTAGTGGAAATCACTTTTGACGCCCACAAGCCCGAGCAGCACCAGACCGAAAACTGGGTTATCTCTCAGGGTGTTCATTGGAATAAGGTGGGGCAACTAACTCCAGCGCATGTGCAAGCAGCGGTAGCGCCAGCTAACACCCGACTCTGGGGGCCTTCAAGTAGCACATTCATTGGGCAGAATGACCTGCTCAGCACCTTGATTGCAAACGCCGCAACAAATTCGTTGTCTCTTATTCAACCAACCGAAGCAATTGTGGAAGTGATTTACAACAAGTTCGAGGACCATAACGATATATGGGTAAGTTTCTCTTGGGCTGGAGTTGGCCACAAGATGAAACTCACTGATCCAGTCCAATTTCAAAGGTTCAACACAACCGCTGGTGACCGCCATACGCTTGCAAACCCAATCCTTTGCATCAGTTTGGCTAAGGTTTGGGTGGAGAAGCGCACTGCTTCCAAGTTGGTCGCCGGTTTGATAGCCTAA
- a CDS encoding DNA gyrase inhibitor YacG, with amino-acid sequence MSCPICAEETQKDYRPFCSRRCADIDLAKWLNGAYATPSTDPEDIENALEEVANSSETKH; translated from the coding sequence GTGAGCTGCCCGATTTGCGCTGAGGAAACTCAAAAAGATTACCGCCCCTTCTGTTCGCGCCGCTGCGCGGACATTGATCTCGCAAAATGGCTGAACGGCGCTTACGCGACCCCAAGCACGGACCCGGAAGACATTGAAAACGCTCTGGAAGAAGTCGCAAATTCCAGCGAAACGAAACATTAG
- a CDS encoding ribonuclease E/G has product MKGRTIILDHIDGREAAALMVDGQLEDLLIDSDAPTPGTIYRARADRPVKGQGGMFLTTPDGPAFLRQVKGLAPGQELLVQLTGYAEAGKALPVSQKLLFKSRYAIITPEAPGLNISRSIRDEDERDRLLEIAHDAMGDIGYGLILRSACDGADSADIEEDILAMVSLASQVLEDAGSGPEVLAEGDTPHLLAWRDWTDPADIERDAGGFERLGVLDALETVQGIREPLSGGAFLFIEETRALVAVDVNTGADTSLAAGVKANMACAKSLARALRLRGLGGQIVIDPAPMPKKDRRAFETALRASFRSDSEDTVLVGWTTLGHFELQRKRGRIPLKEVLA; this is encoded by the coding sequence ATGAAGGGCCGCACAATCATTCTCGACCACATCGACGGCCGCGAAGCCGCGGCCCTCATGGTAGATGGCCAGCTTGAGGATTTGCTGATCGACAGCGATGCGCCCACCCCCGGAACAATCTACCGTGCCCGGGCTGATCGGCCTGTAAAGGGACAGGGTGGTATGTTCCTGACAACGCCGGATGGCCCTGCCTTTCTACGCCAGGTCAAAGGTCTGGCGCCCGGACAGGAGTTGTTGGTCCAGCTGACCGGCTATGCCGAAGCGGGCAAAGCACTGCCGGTCTCGCAGAAGCTGCTGTTCAAAAGCCGCTACGCCATCATCACACCCGAGGCTCCCGGGCTCAATATCTCTCGCTCCATCCGCGACGAGGATGAGCGTGATCGGCTGTTGGAAATTGCTCATGACGCGATGGGTGATATTGGCTATGGTCTGATCCTGCGATCCGCCTGCGACGGCGCTGACAGCGCCGACATTGAAGAAGACATTCTTGCTATGGTGTCGCTGGCATCCCAGGTGCTGGAGGATGCCGGTAGCGGGCCAGAGGTCCTGGCAGAGGGCGATACTCCGCATCTTCTGGCATGGCGCGACTGGACCGATCCGGCAGATATAGAGCGCGACGCTGGCGGATTTGAACGTCTGGGCGTGTTAGACGCCTTGGAAACAGTGCAGGGTATTCGGGAACCTCTCAGCGGTGGCGCGTTTTTGTTCATTGAGGAGACCCGCGCCTTGGTTGCGGTGGATGTGAACACCGGCGCGGACACCTCGCTGGCAGCTGGGGTGAAGGCGAACATGGCCTGCGCCAAATCCCTCGCCCGGGCCTTGCGCCTGCGCGGGCTGGGGGGGCAGATTGTGATCGACCCTGCTCCCATGCCCAAGAAGGATCGCCGCGCCTTTGAAACGGCCCTGCGGGCCAGCTTCCGCAGTGATAGCGAAGACACGGTGCTGGTGGGGTGGACCACGCTTGGCCACTTTGAATTGCAGCGCAAACGCGGTCGCATCCCGTTGAAGGAGGTCCTGGCGTGA
- a CDS encoding Maf family protein: MAFILGSGSPRRLELLAQLGITPDAVCPPDIDETPKPRELPRLYCARIARQKAEAISAAAEDLILCADTTVALGRRILGKPDDVAEAAQFLSALSGRRHQVITSVAVRRGDRIWSRDVVSAVKMKRLSDEELNGYLATGDWQGKAGAYAIQGPAGALIPWINGSFTGIVGLPLAETAALLRGAGWTPNKEATA; encoded by the coding sequence ATGGCATTCATTCTTGGATCGGGCAGCCCGCGCAGGCTGGAGTTACTGGCCCAATTGGGAATCACCCCTGATGCGGTTTGTCCGCCGGATATCGACGAAACGCCAAAGCCGAGGGAATTGCCGCGGCTCTATTGCGCCCGCATTGCCCGTCAGAAAGCCGAGGCAATTTCCGCCGCTGCGGAGGATCTCATCCTCTGCGCTGACACCACCGTCGCCCTTGGTCGTCGGATTCTGGGAAAACCTGACGACGTCGCAGAGGCCGCTCAATTTCTGTCGGCTCTCTCCGGGCGCCGGCACCAGGTGATCACATCTGTTGCCGTGCGTCGGGGGGATCGGATTTGGTCCCGCGATGTAGTGAGCGCCGTGAAGATGAAGCGGCTCTCCGATGAAGAGCTGAACGGCTACCTCGCGACCGGGGACTGGCAGGGCAAGGCAGGTGCCTATGCCATTCAGGGACCTGCGGGAGCGCTTATTCCTTGGATCAATGGATCTTTCACGGGAATTGTCGGCTTGCCACTGGCCGAAACTGCTGCCCTGTTGCGCGGGGCTGGCTGGACACCAAACAAGGAGGCCACCGCATGA
- the infA gene encoding translation initiation factor IF-1: MAKEDTLEFPGVVKELLPNATFRVELENGHEIIAHTAGKMRKNRIRVLAGDKVQVEMTPYDLTKGRINYRFK; encoded by the coding sequence ATGGCCAAGGAAGATACGCTCGAATTTCCCGGTGTCGTGAAGGAACTCCTGCCCAATGCGACGTTTCGGGTCGAGCTGGAAAACGGCCATGAGATCATCGCACATACGGCAGGCAAGATGCGCAAAAACCGCATCCGCGTTCTGGCTGGCGACAAGGTACAGGTCGAGATGACCCCATATGATCTGACCAAAGGACGGATCAACTATCGCTTCAAATAA
- a CDS encoding carbon-nitrogen hydrolase family protein produces the protein MKVAAAAYPLDWFDDWSAYVAKITRWVQEAAGEGADLLVFPEYGAMELSTLDGAAVAGDLERSLHAVSRRMPDVDALHLRLAAEFGVHILGASAPVFDGGARPVNRATLYTPNGQKGIQDKQIMTMFERDPWNVTNGEALTVFDTTLGKIGVLICYDSEFPLLGRALADVDVLLVPSCTEALAGYWRVRIGAMARALENQCVSVMSSIVGPAEWSEAVDQNTGMGGIFGPPDTGFPATGVLAEGVLNKPGWTYADVDLEAIAHVRRDGVVRNRTHWDERPEPGKTVTICPLR, from the coding sequence ATGAAAGTCGCTGCTGCCGCATACCCCCTTGATTGGTTCGATGATTGGAGCGCCTACGTGGCAAAGATCACCCGCTGGGTGCAGGAGGCTGCAGGGGAGGGAGCAGATCTGCTGGTGTTTCCCGAGTATGGCGCGATGGAGCTGTCAACGCTGGATGGCGCAGCGGTGGCGGGCGATCTGGAGCGATCCTTGCATGCGGTCTCCCGGCGCATGCCGGATGTTGATGCGCTGCACCTGCGTCTCGCGGCGGAATTCGGCGTGCACATCCTTGGTGCATCCGCGCCAGTCTTTGATGGTGGCGCACGTCCTGTGAACCGCGCGACCCTCTATACGCCGAACGGACAGAAAGGCATTCAAGACAAGCAGATCATGACCATGTTTGAGCGGGATCCATGGAACGTGACGAATGGAGAGGCGCTCACAGTATTCGACACGACACTGGGAAAAATCGGCGTCCTGATCTGCTACGACAGTGAGTTCCCTCTGCTGGGCCGCGCGCTTGCAGATGTGGATGTGTTACTGGTGCCGTCCTGCACGGAGGCACTGGCAGGTTACTGGCGGGTGCGTATCGGGGCTATGGCCCGCGCGCTTGAGAACCAGTGTGTTTCAGTAATGTCATCTATAGTCGGTCCCGCAGAATGGTCCGAAGCCGTGGACCAGAACACTGGCATGGGCGGAATATTCGGCCCCCCTGACACAGGCTTCCCGGCAACCGGCGTGTTGGCCGAAGGAGTGTTGAACAAACCGGGCTGGACCTATGCTGATGTCGACCTTGAGGCAATCGCCCATGTGCGCCGTGACGGTGTCGTACGCAACCGAACCCATTGGGATGAAAGGCCAGAACCGGGGAAAACAGTCACAATATGTCCGCTGCGGTGA
- a CDS encoding GNAT family N-acetyltransferase, whose translation MGLRLESLRGAALAQVLDDVARLRITVFRDWPYLYDGDLAYERSYLQSYLDSDRAVVVGAWDGERLVGASTGAPLIDHAEDFAAAFEGTGLALKDVFYCAESVLLPEYRGMGLGHRFFDLREAHARKLGYVVSAFCSVQRPDNHPSRPPYYRDLNDFWRKRGYAPMPGAVARFSWRDVGDAEETRKPLQFWSRLLT comes from the coding sequence ATGGGACTGCGTCTGGAGAGCCTGCGCGGCGCAGCGCTGGCGCAGGTGCTGGACGACGTCGCTCGCCTGCGGATCACTGTGTTCCGGGACTGGCCTTATCTTTACGATGGTGACCTGGCTTATGAGCGCAGTTATCTGCAAAGCTATCTGGACAGTGACAGGGCTGTGGTGGTCGGTGCATGGGACGGAGAGAGGTTGGTTGGTGCGTCGACTGGCGCACCTCTCATTGATCACGCCGAAGATTTTGCGGCGGCTTTCGAGGGGACCGGTCTGGCGCTGAAGGATGTCTTTTATTGCGCCGAATCTGTTCTATTGCCGGAATATCGCGGAATGGGCTTGGGGCACCGGTTCTTTGATCTACGGGAGGCCCATGCCAGGAAACTTGGCTATGTCGTGTCGGCATTTTGCAGCGTCCAGCGACCGGATAATCACCCGTCCAGACCGCCGTACTATCGCGATCTGAATGACTTCTGGCGCAAGCGTGGGTATGCTCCGATGCCGGGGGCTGTTGCGCGCTTCTCCTGGCGCGATGTCGGAGACGCTGAGGAAACCCGCAAGCCATTGCAATTCTGGTCCCGGCTCTTGACCTGA
- a CDS encoding ketosteroid isomerase-related protein, protein MNSTVTRYFEAFNAKDTDAMLECLSDDVAHHVNEGKIRIGKALFAEFCTHMSRCYDEALTDMVVFVNADGKRAAAEYIVNGTYLETDAGLPEADQQTYRLPAGSFFDLEDGKITRVTTYYNLADWMAQVSA, encoded by the coding sequence ATGAACAGCACCGTCACCCGCTATTTCGAGGCATTCAACGCAAAAGACACCGACGCCATGCTTGAGTGCCTGTCGGACGACGTGGCCCACCATGTGAATGAGGGCAAGATTCGCATCGGCAAGGCGCTGTTTGCGGAGTTTTGCACCCACATGAGCCGCTGCTATGATGAAGCACTCACTGATATGGTGGTGTTCGTCAATGCAGATGGCAAACGCGCCGCCGCTGAATACATCGTGAACGGCACCTATCTCGAAACAGATGCAGGGCTGCCGGAGGCAGATCAGCAAACCTATCGCCTGCCCGCGGGGTCGTTCTTTGATTTGGAAGATGGCAAGATTACCCGCGTGACGACCTACTATAACCTTGCGGATTGGATGGCACAGGTCTCAGCCTGA
- a CDS encoding low molecular weight phosphatase family protein: MSELPQSILFCCDHNAVRSPMAEGIMKQFYGSGTYVQSVGVKNDMEIDGFCIAVCQEIGVELSRHRSRSFDEMEQWGDDLSSFDLVVALSPASQRRALELTRFFHLDVEYWPIMDPTGLGETRDAKLDSYRQTRSQIIQRLTERWGNPLEIK; the protein is encoded by the coding sequence GTGAGCGAGTTGCCGCAGTCGATCCTGTTCTGCTGTGACCACAACGCGGTCAGATCCCCGATGGCAGAGGGGATCATGAAACAATTCTATGGCTCCGGTACCTATGTGCAATCTGTCGGCGTCAAGAACGATATGGAGATTGACGGCTTCTGCATCGCGGTCTGTCAGGAGATCGGTGTGGAACTGTCACGCCATCGTTCACGTTCATTCGACGAGATGGAACAGTGGGGGGATGACCTATCCTCCTTCGATCTGGTGGTGGCCCTCTCTCCGGCCAGTCAGCGCCGGGCGCTGGAACTGACGCGGTTTTTCCACCTTGATGTCGAATATTGGCCAATTATGGACCCAACTGGACTGGGGGAAACCCGGGATGCCAAGCTAGACAGTTACAGGCAAACCCGATCCCAGATCATCCAGCGCCTGACAGAGCGCTGGGGCAACCCGTTGGAGATAAAATGA
- a CDS encoding UPF0262 family protein, whose amino-acid sequence MSRISQIDLDDRNLPPPTPEIEQERRVAIFDLIEDNSFALPARGERAAPEGPYHLGLAIRDKRLVFDVASEAGEKAAEFHLSLSPFRQVVKDYYQICESYFTAVKTLPPSQIETIDMARRGIHNEGSRVLRERLEGKAEIDTDTARRLFTLICVLHFGG is encoded by the coding sequence ATGAGCCGCATCAGCCAAATCGACCTTGATGACCGCAATCTGCCGCCGCCGACGCCCGAAATCGAGCAGGAGCGTCGGGTCGCGATTTTTGACCTGATTGAGGACAATAGTTTTGCGCTGCCTGCGCGTGGTGAGCGAGCGGCGCCTGAGGGGCCCTACCATCTGGGGCTTGCCATCCGCGACAAGCGGCTGGTCTTTGATGTTGCATCCGAGGCTGGTGAAAAGGCGGCGGAGTTTCACCTGTCGCTTTCGCCGTTCCGTCAGGTGGTCAAAGACTATTACCAAATCTGCGAAAGCTATTTTACCGCCGTCAAAACACTGCCGCCCAGTCAGATCGAAACCATCGACATGGCCCGCCGGGGTATTCACAACGAAGGCAGCCGCGTGTTGCGGGAGCGGCTGGAAGGCAAGGCGGAAATTGATACCGACACGGCGCGCCGTCTCTTCACCCTAATTTGCGTATTGCATTTTGGAGGCTGA
- the hisD gene encoding histidinol dehydrogenase, with amino-acid sequence MPVFLNASDAGFDQAFATLLGAKREDSPDVDAVVADIIADVRTRGDAALIELTAKFDRLQLTADQLRISDAEIDAAIQDVSTEERVALELAVERIRAYHLRQMPQGAEWQDDAGASLGWRWSAVSAAGLYVPGGLASYPSSVLMNAVPAKVAGVERLAVVVPTPDGQINPLVLLAARLSGVDEIYRVGGAQAVAALAYGTESIAPVDKITGPGNAFVAAAKRRVFGKVGIDMIAGPSEILVIADKDNDPDWIALDLLSQAEHDESAQSILITDDEAFGRSVADAVEARLQTLERSAIAGPSWRDYGAVIVVPDLDVAAQLSNRIAPEHLELCVADARALSEKTIHAGAIFLGQYTPEAIGDYIGGPNHVLPTARSARFSSGLSVMDFLKRTTLSEMTPDALRTIGPAAETLAKSESLEAHGLSIRARLDRLNR; translated from the coding sequence ATGCCCGTTTTTCTGAACGCGTCCGATGCTGGTTTTGATCAGGCGTTTGCAACCCTTCTGGGGGCAAAACGCGAAGATAGCCCCGATGTAGATGCAGTGGTCGCCGACATAATCGCGGATGTGCGCACCCGTGGTGATGCGGCACTAATCGAGCTGACCGCGAAATTTGACCGTTTGCAGTTGACCGCAGATCAACTGCGCATTTCGGACGCTGAGATCGACGCCGCCATTCAGGATGTATCGACTGAGGAGCGCGTCGCGCTGGAGTTGGCGGTGGAGCGTATCCGCGCCTATCACCTGCGGCAGATGCCTCAGGGCGCCGAATGGCAGGATGATGCCGGGGCTTCACTAGGGTGGCGCTGGTCGGCAGTGTCGGCGGCCGGTCTCTATGTGCCGGGCGGTCTGGCGAGTTATCCGTCCTCTGTTTTGATGAACGCGGTTCCGGCGAAAGTGGCGGGTGTCGAACGGCTGGCAGTAGTGGTCCCCACTCCTGATGGTCAGATAAACCCGCTGGTGTTGCTTGCAGCACGCTTGTCCGGTGTCGATGAAATCTACCGTGTCGGCGGCGCGCAGGCGGTTGCGGCCCTCGCCTATGGAACAGAGAGTATTGCCCCGGTTGACAAGATTACCGGCCCCGGAAATGCGTTTGTCGCGGCGGCAAAACGACGGGTGTTTGGCAAGGTCGGCATAGATATGATTGCTGGCCCGTCGGAAATTCTGGTCATCGCCGATAAGGACAACGATCCCGACTGGATCGCGCTCGACCTTCTCAGCCAGGCCGAGCATGATGAAAGCGCGCAATCGATCCTGATTACAGATGACGAGGCATTTGGCCGCTCTGTAGCGGATGCGGTGGAGGCGCGCTTGCAGACACTGGAACGCTCCGCCATCGCAGGGCCCAGCTGGCGGGACTACGGTGCGGTGATCGTGGTGCCTGATCTGGATGTGGCAGCTCAGCTGTCCAATCGTATCGCCCCGGAGCACCTGGAGCTCTGCGTTGCGGACGCTCGTGCGCTCAGTGAGAAAACCATTCACGCGGGCGCGATTTTCCTTGGCCAATATACACCCGAAGCGATCGGGGATTATATCGGCGGCCCGAACCACGTGCTGCCAACCGCCCGATCTGCACGGTTCTCGTCTGGGCTGTCGGTGATGGATTTCCTGAAGCGCACCACGTTGAGCGAAATGACCCCGGACGCGTTACGTACAATCGGTCCAGCGGCCGAAACGCTGGCCAAGAGCGAAAGCCTGGAAGCGCATGGCCTGTCAATCCGGGCGCGCCTGGATCGGCTGAACCGCTGA
- a CDS encoding GNAT family N-acetyltransferase, translating to MLRELVGADLADLRVLWREGLTAFPASFLMTAEEADGIPDASLLSGFESGSYWGVFISDQLVGFAVLRQGGLSRLSHTADLGPFYISADYQRQGVAKALLARVLGQARERGLKQVELCVDQENHAARRLYENAGFRPFGLRPRSVVVESQPRNDVLMLCPLDNALAADEIPSLARQVLD from the coding sequence ATGCTACGTGAGTTGGTGGGCGCTGATCTTGCCGATCTTCGTGTCCTGTGGCGCGAAGGGCTGACCGCCTTTCCGGCCTCTTTCTTGATGACCGCAGAAGAGGCGGATGGCATCCCGGATGCGAGCCTGCTCAGCGGGTTCGAGAGCGGCTCCTATTGGGGCGTGTTTATTAGTGATCAATTGGTCGGCTTTGCGGTTTTGCGTCAGGGCGGGCTGTCACGTCTCTCGCATACAGCTGATCTTGGTCCCTTCTACATCTCGGCGGACTATCAGCGTCAGGGGGTGGCCAAAGCCCTTTTGGCACGGGTCTTGGGTCAGGCTCGTGAGCGAGGGTTAAAGCAGGTGGAGTTGTGCGTGGATCAGGAAAACCACGCCGCGCGGAGGCTTTATGAAAACGCAGGGTTTCGTCCGTTTGGCCTGCGCCCGCGCTCTGTTGTCGTGGAGAGCCAGCCGCGAAACGATGTGCTGATGCTGTGCCCGCTGGATAATGCTCTGGCTGCGGATGAAATCCCGTCGCTTGCGCGGCAGGTGCTTGACTGA
- a CDS encoding DUF2948 family protein, producing the protein MADATFDDGREAPLNLGALGAEDLEIIASLAQDAVFPVTEISWRPAERRFALLLNRFRWEDKDAAEQRGRPYERVQSVLVVDQVLSVASQGVDRKERDLILSLLSLSFEPGSDGDGHIVLTLAGDGAIRLAVEAVEVTLRDVTRPYQAPSGQAPLHET; encoded by the coding sequence ATGGCAGATGCAACATTCGACGACGGGCGCGAAGCGCCGCTGAATCTTGGCGCCCTTGGCGCTGAGGATCTGGAAATTATTGCCTCGCTTGCGCAGGATGCGGTGTTTCCGGTGACGGAGATCAGCTGGCGACCTGCGGAGCGGCGATTTGCGCTGCTGTTGAACCGGTTTCGCTGGGAAGACAAAGATGCCGCCGAACAGCGTGGTCGCCCTTATGAACGGGTGCAAAGTGTGCTGGTCGTCGATCAAGTTTTGTCGGTGGCCTCTCAAGGCGTTGATCGGAAGGAGCGCGATCTGATTCTTTCGTTGCTGTCGCTGAGTTTTGAGCCGGGATCGGATGGTGACGGGCATATCGTTCTGACCCTTGCCGGTGACGGTGCAATCCGGCTTGCCGTTGAGGCGGTTGAGGTCACCCTGCGCGATGTGACGCGTCCCTATCAGGCGCCGTCCGGGCAGGCTCCTCTGCACGAGACATGA